From the genome of Nocardia sp. NBC_01503, one region includes:
- a CDS encoding GMC family oxidoreductase: protein MSDTFDYVIVGGGSAGCVVAARLSEDPSVTVCLIEAGPSDVGDDSILRLADWMLLLESGYDWDYPVEPQQSGNSFLRHARAKVLGGCSSHNSCIAFWPPAEGLDEWEALGAAGWGADGLLPYVTKLENSEVPGERHGRTGPVRLLDIPPKDPCGYAVLEAAARVGLPTVQFNRGETVRNGAGWFQINADGDNTRMSSSHAYLHPIIGQRRNLEVRTGCWVSEILFDETDSAIGARYRRPDLTGFDTVHARREVIISTGAIDTPKLLMLSGIGPAEHLRDMGIRVRVDAPGVGSNLDDHVEGLVFWEASRPMVTTSTQWWEIGVFATVDGGLGVPDLMMHYGSVPFDMNTVRWGYPTTENGFCLTPNVTQGHSRGTVRLRSRDFRDKPRVDPRYFSDPDGHDERIMLHGIRLARRIAEQSPLRDWVARELAPGPAAVTDADLIDYMHRTHNTVYHPAATARMGTSSDPMAVLDPELRVKGVRDLRVVDASAMPKLPAVNPNITIMAMGEKCADLIKAAAR from the coding sequence ATGAGCGACACCTTCGACTATGTGATCGTGGGCGGCGGCTCGGCCGGTTGCGTGGTTGCCGCCCGGCTCAGCGAAGACCCCTCCGTCACAGTCTGTTTGATCGAGGCCGGACCCTCGGATGTCGGCGACGACAGCATCCTGCGGCTGGCCGATTGGATGCTGCTGCTCGAATCCGGTTACGACTGGGACTATCCGGTGGAGCCGCAGCAGAGCGGGAACAGCTTCCTGCGCCACGCCCGCGCCAAGGTGCTGGGCGGCTGCTCCTCGCACAATTCGTGTATCGCGTTCTGGCCGCCCGCCGAGGGCCTCGATGAGTGGGAGGCTCTCGGCGCGGCAGGCTGGGGTGCGGATGGGCTGCTGCCCTACGTCACCAAACTGGAGAACAGCGAGGTGCCCGGGGAACGGCACGGGCGCACCGGACCCGTGCGATTGCTGGATATCCCGCCCAAGGACCCGTGCGGATACGCCGTGCTGGAGGCGGCAGCGCGGGTGGGATTGCCCACGGTGCAGTTCAATCGGGGTGAGACGGTCCGCAATGGCGCGGGCTGGTTCCAGATCAACGCCGACGGCGACAACACCCGCATGTCGTCCTCGCACGCGTACCTGCATCCGATCATCGGGCAGCGGCGGAATCTGGAGGTGCGCACCGGCTGCTGGGTCAGCGAAATCTTGTTCGACGAAACCGATTCCGCGATCGGTGCGCGGTATCGCAGACCGGATCTGACCGGCTTCGACACGGTGCACGCGCGTCGCGAGGTGATCATCAGCACCGGTGCCATCGATACCCCGAAACTGCTCATGTTGTCCGGTATAGGTCCGGCGGAACACCTGCGGGATATGGGAATTCGGGTTCGAGTCGATGCGCCGGGCGTCGGTTCCAATCTCGACGACCATGTCGAGGGCCTGGTGTTCTGGGAGGCGTCGCGCCCCATGGTCACCACCTCGACCCAGTGGTGGGAGATCGGCGTCTTCGCCACCGTCGACGGCGGGCTCGGCGTACCCGACCTCATGATGCATTACGGCAGTGTGCCTTTCGATATGAACACCGTCCGCTGGGGTTACCCCACCACCGAGAACGGCTTCTGCCTCACCCCCAATGTGACACAGGGGCATTCGCGCGGCACGGTCCGCCTCCGCTCCCGCGACTTCCGCGACAAGCCCCGGGTGGACCCGCGCTACTTCAGTGATCCGGACGGCCATGACGAGCGAATCATGTTGCACGGCATCAGATTGGCGCGCCGGATAGCCGAACAGTCGCCGCTGCGCGACTGGGTGGCGCGCGAACTGGCCCCCGGCCCCGCGGCCGTCACCGACGCCGACCTCATCGACTACATGCACCGCACCCACAACACCGTCTACCACCCCGCCGCCACCGCCCGCATGGGCACGAGCAGCGATCCGATGGCGGTGCTGGACCCCGAATTACGGGTCAAAGGCGTCCGCGACCTCCGGGTCGTCGATGCCTCCGCCATGCCCAAACTGCCCGCGGTGAACCCGAATATCACCATCATGGCAATGGGGGAGAAGTGCGCGGACCTGATCAAGGCGGCGGCGCGGTGA